A region of the Candidatus Neomarinimicrobiota bacterium genome:
ACGCTATCAGCGACCTGGCTCAGAAGCACCGCCTGGCAGTCATCGAAGACGCGGCTCAGGCACACGGTGCTATTTATAACGGCACCAAGGTAGGGTCTATCGGGGACGTAGGCTGCTTTTCATTTCAATCCTCCAAGAACATAACCAGTGGTGAAGGGGGCATCCTACTGACGAATGACCAGCAGATTTACCAGCGCGCCTACGAAATCTATAACTGTGGACGAACCCTCGAGGGACCCTGGTACGAGCACGTGGCACCGGGCTTGAACCTGCGTATTTCAGCATTTCAAGCCGCCGCGCTGCTCCACCAAATGCCTTTTTTAGAAGAATGGGCCGCCACTCGTGAGGCCAATGGACGCTACCTGGAGGAACTCCTCAATACTATTCCGGGCATCACCTGCGCTCGGCGCTACCCCGGCACTATCCGGAATGCCTACCACCTGCTGATCTTCATCTACGATAGCAGCTATTTCGATAATCTGTCGAAGAGCCGCTTCCTGGAAGCCCTCAACGCCGAGGGAGTAGTGGTCACCGAAGGTTATCGGCCCCTTCATAGCCTGCCCTTCCTCAGCCCGGATACAGGCCAAGGCGCATCCGGCACTTCTGAACCGCACAGCGAGATGCCCATCACAGAAAAAGTCTGTCAAAATGGCTGTTGGCTGCGCCAATTTGAACTGCTGGCTGACCGCTCCATGATGGATGGAATTGCAGCGGCCATCCGCAAGATTCAGGCTCATGCTCACCAGCTTCATGGGATAGATAGCTAGCAGACAAAGCTCTATTGCTATCCATGCCCATTATCTAAAACAAGACTTGATGGTGCTATTTTGTTGAATCTCTCCTATTCCCCACAATAAATTTCAGACTATAAAAAGCACGTTAAAAG
Encoded here:
- a CDS encoding DegT/DnrJ/EryC1/StrS family aminotransferase → MTAPFQQPALLGGEPTVDRSRWPSWPPRLPGLAEALTHVVDGDQWGVRSKTIRQFEDTFAQYHDAKYALAMANGTLALVAALKALGVGSGDEVIVPAYTFLASATATLFTGATPVFADIDARTFNLNPRDAARRITPRTKAIMPVHVGGNPADMDAISDLAQKHRLAVIEDAAQAHGAIYNGTKVGSIGDVGCFSFQSSKNITSGEGGILLTNDQQIYQRAYEIYNCGRTLEGPWYEHVAPGLNLRISAFQAAALLHQMPFLEEWAATREANGRYLEELLNTIPGITCARRYPGTIRNAYHLLIFIYDSSYFDNLSKSRFLEALNAEGVVVTEGYRPLHSLPFLSPDTGQGASGTSEPHSEMPITEKVCQNGCWLRQFELLADRSMMDGIAAAIRKIQAHAHQLHGIDS